One window from the genome of Montipora foliosa isolate CH-2021 chromosome 5, ASM3666993v2, whole genome shotgun sequence encodes:
- the LOC138002775 gene encoding G-protein coupled receptor 15-like, with translation MVMVKNPLRCFKRVFSVYLAFISAMDLFVGLMVCPAQVLVRFLCVFSDRSIPQEGEIVQILSYIGINCSILLVTAMSIDRFVAVIFPHTYRQRMKPKTAVVCNSCIIVFSSIFASLQLTNISKDVYIAIDIHLHTTFPLSTTSVAYLGIFYFLKKQSRVVVQRQATMPSNTSLNERKRERSAKMEKEIAITSFIILVFLILSLIPYFAVMVVGIHCESCAKQNWFSSVRDSSTVILYLNSVVNPFLASFRIN, from the coding sequence ATGGTGATGGTGAAAAATCCTTTGCGGTGCTTCAAGAGAGTGTTTTCAGTGTACCTGGCGTTTATATCCGCAATGGATCTTTTCGTTGGTCTCATGGTCTGCCCTGCACAAGTCCTGGTGAGATTTCTGTGCGTGTTCAGCGATCGAAGTATTCCACAAGAAGGGGAAATCGTCCAGATATTAAGCTACATCGGAATCAACTGTTCAATCTTGTTAGTGACCGCGATGTCGATCGATCGCTTCGTAGCTGTTATTTTTCCTCACACATATCGCCAAAGAATGAAACCGAAGACAGCCGTTGTTTGCAACTCGTGCATTATTGTTTTCTCGTCCATCTTTGCCTCACTTCAGCTGACCAACATTTCAAAAGATGTCTACATTGCCATTGACATTCATTTACACACCACGTTCCCTCTGTCCACGACTTCTGTAGCTTATCTCGGTATCTTctactttttaaaaaagcaatCTCGAGTTGTTGTTCAGAGACAAGCCACCATGCCAAGCAACACTTCTTTGAACGAAAGGAAACGAGAAAGGTCAGccaaaatggaaaaagaaattGCGATTACCTCGTTTATCATTTTGGTGTTTCTTATTCTTTCGCTTATTCCATATTTTGCTGTCATGGTTGTAGGGATCCACTGTGAAAGCTGCGCAAAACAAAACTGGTTCTCCAGCGTTAGAGACTCATCCACGGTCATCCTGTATCTAAACTCTGTGGTTAATCCTTTCTTGGCGTCTTTTCGCATAAATTAA